Within Actinosynnema pretiosum, the genomic segment GCGGCGCACACCGCGTTGATGGTGTCGACGGGTTTGGTGACCGCCGTCCCGCTGATGCTCTTCGGTGCGGGAGCGCGCCGGATTCCCATGATCACCCTGGGGATGCTCCAGTACCTGGCGCCGGTGTTGCAGTTCGCGTGGGGCGTATTCGTGATGCGCGAGCCGATGCCCGCGTCGCGCTGGTTCGGGTTCGCAATGGTGTGGGTCGCGTTGTTGCTTTTCACCGGTGACGCGCTGGTGCGCGCGCGCAAGCAGCGCAGGGTCGTGGCGGTCGCCCCGCCGGTGTGATCGGGCTCTCACGGGGAACTGCGGAAAACCGCGCCGCGAACCACCCGCTCCGACGGTCCGAACGCCGGAACGGCGCCCCGCGCGGTGCGGGACGCCGTTCCGGAGGATCACACCGGGTCACCCCGGCGCTCCCGGCCCCGACTAGCGGGACCTGCTGACCACGTACTCGCTCACCGACTCCAGCGCGTCGCGCGCCCGGCCCTCCGGGAGGACCGCCAGGCAGCTCCTGGCGCGGTCGGCGTACTCGTCCAGGGTCTCCCTGGCCCGCTGGAGCCCGGAGGACGCCCTGAGCAGCTCCAGGGCCTCCAGGACCTCCGCGTCGTCCTCGATCGGGGCGGCGAGCAGCCTGGCCAGCCGCGAGTCCGGCTCGTCCTGCAGCGCGTACAGCATGGGCAGCGTCTTGACGCCCTCGCGCAGGTCGGTGCCCGGCGTCTTGCCCGACTCCTCCGGCGGCGACGCGATGTCGATCACGTCGTCGGAGATCTGGAACGCCGAGCCGATCACGTCGCCGTACGCCTGGAGCGCCGCGACCTGCTCCTCGGTCGCGTCCGAGAACATGCCGCCGAAGCGGGCCGCGGTGGCGATCAGGGAGCCGGTCTTCTCGGCGATCGTGGTCAGGTAGTGCTCGACCGGGTCCTCGCCCTCGCGGGGGCCCATGGTCTCGCGCATCTGGCCGGTGACCAGCTCGCCGAACGTGCGCGAGATGGTCCTGGCCGCCTCCGTCCCGAGGTCGGCGACCAGCGTCGAGGCGTGGGCGAACAGGTAGTCGCCGGTGAGGATGGCGATGCTGTTGTTCCACTTGGCGTTGGCCGACGCCGCGCCCCGGCGCATGGTGGCCTCGTCCATGACGTCGTCGTGGTACAGGGTCGCCAGGTGGGTCAGCTCGACCACCGCGGCGGCCTTGACGACGCTCTCCCGGTCCCAGGACGGGCCGAACTGGGCGGCCAGGATCGTGAAGAGGGGGCGGATGCGCTTGCCACCCGCCTCCACCAGGTGCAGCGAGGTCTCCATCACCGGGTTGAACTCGCTGCGGACGACCTCCCGCAGGATCCCCTCGACCTCGTCCAGGCCGCTCTGCACAACCTCCGCGAGCACGGGGTCCGCAAACCGGAACCCCGTCCCCGCCCGCTCGCTACTGGTCACGGTTGGAAGCCTACGTACCGACTAGAAGATGAACTGGCCGGACCCCGCCCAATCGAGGGCGAAGGCGGGCCAGACCCCGAGCACCAGCGTGATCACCGCGCCGAGCGTGATCGACGCGGTGGTGAAGGCGCCGGGGACGGTCACGGTCGGGCCGTCCGCCGCGGGCTCGCTGAAGTACATCAGCACGATCACCCGCAGGTAGAAGAACGCCGCGATGGCGCTCACCACCAGCGCGAACACCACGAGCGGGGCCATGCCCGCGTCGATCGCCGCCGCGAACACCACGAACTTGCCGATGAACCCGCTGGTGAACGGGATGCCCGCGAGGGCGAGCAGCAGGAGCGTGAAGACCGCGGCCGTGATCGGCGAGCGCTTGGCCAGCCCGGCCCACTGGGACAGGTGGGTGGCCTCGCCGTCGGCGTTGCGGACCAGGCTGACCACGCCGAACGCGGCGATCGTGGTGAAGCCGTAGGCCGCGAGGTAGAACATGGTCGCCGACAGGCCCTCGGGGGTGAGCGCGATCGCGCCGACGAGCAGGAAGCCCGCGTGCGCCACCGAGGAGTAGGCGATCATGCGCTTGACGTCGGTCTGGGTCAGGCCCAGCACCGCGCCGATGACCATCGACACGCCCGCGAGGACCGCCAGGACGACGTTCCACTCCCAGCTGGAGCCCTCGAAGGCCACGTGCAGCACCCGCAGGATGCCGCCGAAGGCCGCGACCTTGGTGCAGGCCGCCATGAAGGCGGTGACCGGGGTCGGGGCGCCCTGGTAGACGTCCGGGGTCCAGGCGTGGAACGGGCCGACCGAGGCCTTGAACAGCAGGCCCACCACCAGCAGGCCGAAGCCCGCGTACAGCAGCGTGTCGGACCGGTCGGTCGCGGCGGTCGCGGTGGCGATGTCCGCCAGCTTGACCGAGCCGGAGTAGCCGTAGAGCAGCGCGACGCCGTAGAGGAAGAACGCCGAGGCGAACGCGCCGAGCAGGAAGTACTTCACCGCGGCCTCCTGCGAGAGCAGGCGGCGACGGCGGCCGAGGCCGCACAGCAGGTACAGCGGCAGCGAGAGCACTTCCAGCGCGATGAACATGGTGAGCAGGTCGTTCGCCGCGACGAAGACCATCATGCCGCCGAGGGCGAACAGGGTGAGCGGGAACACCTCGGTCTGCATGACCGAGGCGACCGCGCGCGCCTTCGTCACCACGGCGCCGCCACCGCCCGCGCCGCCGCCGGGGCCACCGGCCTGCGGCTCGGGGGCGAACGCGCCGCCGGGCTCGACCGAGCGGTCGGCGATGAGCAGCAGCGAGCCGACCGCGAGCAGCAGCAGCGTGCCCCACAGGAAGACCACCGGCGGGTCGACCGCGATGGCGCCCGAGAAGGTCACCACCCCGCGGTCGACGGTGTCGGCCGCGCCGCCGTGCACGATGAGCGCGCCCGCCGCGCCCGCGAGCGCGAGCACGGTGAGCACGACCTGGGCGGGCCAGCGGGACTGCTTGGGCAGGAACGCCTCCAGCAGCACGCTGACGCAGGCGGCGCCGAGGATGACGAGCACGGGCGCGACGGCCCCGTAGTCGATCTCCGGGACGGTGAGCCGCTCCACTTGAGCGAGGATCGTCGTCACGTCACTTGCCTTCCTGCGCGACCGGGTCGGCCACCCCGACCTCGCTGAGCGTCGCCCCGACGGACGGGGTGATCACGTCCAACACCGGCTTCGGGTAGAAGCCGAGCACCAGGATCAGCGCCACCATCGGCGCGAGGACCGCGATCTCCCGCTTGTTCAGGTCGGGGACGCTCGCGCGCTCGGGGTCGGTGGTGGCTCCGGGGCCGCCGGTCGCCCCGATCAGCGCGGTGCCGCGCACCGGGCCCTGGAAGATCCGCTGGTAGAGCCAGAGGATGTACAGCGCGGCGAGCACCATGCCGAGCGCCGCGATGACGGTGTAGACCGGTTCGTTCGGGAACGAGCCGATCAGCACCAGGAACTCGCTGACGAACGAGCTGGTGCCGGGCAGCGCCAGCGAGGACAGGCCCGCGATGAAGAACAGCCCCGCGAGCACGGGGGTGAGCTTCGCCATGCCGCCGTAGTCCTCGATCAGGCGGGAGCCGCCGCGCGCCATGACCATGCCCACGACCAGGAACACCATGCCGGTGGAGATGCCGTGGTTGACCATGTAGAGCACCGAGCCCGCGCCCGCCTGCGAGCTGAACGCGAAGATGCCCAGCGCGATGAAGCCGAAGTGCGCGATCGAGGTGTAGGCCACGAACCGCTTCATGTCGGACTGGCCGACGGCGAGCAGCGAGCCGTAGATGATGCCGACCACCGCGAGCACCAGCACCAGCGGCGCGAGCTCCTTGCTGGCCGCCGGGAACAGCGGCAGGCAGTAGCGCAGGAAGCCGAAGGTGCCGATCTTGTCGAGCACGCCGACGAGCAGCACGCCCGCGCCGACCGGCGCTTCCGCACCGGCGTCGGGGAGCCAGGTGTGCAGCGGGACCAGCGGCGCCTTGATGGCGAAGGCCACGAAGAAGCCGAGGAACAGCCAGATCTGGGTGGACAGCGGGGCCTCGCGCGTCGCGGTGACGAGCGTGGCCCAGTCGAACGTGCCCTTGCCCAGGGTCTGCGCGCTGGTGACGTACAGGCCGATCACCGACGCGAGCATGACGAGCCCGCCGAGCAGCGAGTAGAGGAAGAACTTCATCGCCGCGTACTGCCGGTTCGCGCCGCCGAAGCGGCCGATGAGGAAGTACATGGGGACGAGGACGCCCTCGAAGAACACGTAGAACAGGAAGACGTCCGTGGCGGCGAAGACGCCGACCATGCCCGCTTCCATGACCAGCAGCAGCGCGAAGAAGCCGCCCGCCGTGCGGCCCTCGGGCAGCTTGTCCGCCCAGGAGCCGCCGATGACCACCGGCACCAGGAAGGCGATCAGGGCGATCATCACCAGCGCGATGCCGTCCACGCCGAACGACAGGTGCACCCCGAAGTTCGGGATCCACTCGACCGAGCTGGTCAGCTGGAGGCGGTCGCCCCCCGGCTCGTAGGCGGCCCAGGCCAGCCCGGCGAGCACGAGCTCGCCGAGCGAGAACGCCAGGGCGGCGATCTTGGCGAGGCGGTCGTCGCCGCGCAGCAGCACCACGACCAGGCCGCCGACCAGCGGCAGCAGGAGCATTGCGATCAAGGTCCAGCTCACGAGAACCTCACCATCAGCAGCGCGCCCAGGACGAAGATCGAACCCAGGAGCATCGAGAGCGCGTAGGAGCGCACGAAGCCGGTCTGCAGCCTGCGCAGCCTGCCCGAGCTACCGCCCAGCAGCGCCGCGGAGCCGTTGACCAGCCCGTCGACGCCCTTGTTGTCCACGAACACCAGCGCGCGGGTCAGCCAGGTGCCCGGACGCGCGAACAGCGCCTCGTTGAGCGCGTTCCCGTACAGGTCGGCGCGCGCGGCGCGGACCGGGAAGGACACCCGCTCGGGGCGCTCCACCGGCTGCGGCTTGCGGCCGAAGACCAGGTAGGCCAGGACCGCGCCCGCCGCCGAGAGGGCGAGGACGAGGGCGTTGACCGCGCCGTGGCCGAGCACGCCGTGCTGCTCCTGCAGCTCGCCGACCACGGGGGCCAGCCAGTTCGCGAGGTTGTCGCCGCTGCTGAGGAAGAAGCCCGCGCCGACCGAGCCGATCGCCAGCACGACCATCGGCGCGGTCATGCTGACCGGCGACTCGTGCGGGTGGTACGCGCGGCCGTCCGCCGACTTGAGGTCCTCCCAGCGGGGCTCGCCCAGGAACACCAGGACCAGCAGGCGGGTCATGTAGAACGCGGTCAGGAACGCGCCCAGCGCCGCGACGCCGCCGAACACCCAGCCGCGCCAGCCGTGCTCGCTGAAGGCCGCCGCGATGATGGCGTCCTTCGAGAAGTAGCCGGACAGGAACGGGAAGCCGATGAGCGCCAGGTAGCCCAGCGCCCAGGTGGCGAAGGTGATCGGCATCTTCTTGGCCAGGCCGCCCATGCGGCGGATGTCGCCCTCGTCGTTCATGCCGTGCATGACCGAACCGGCGCCGAGGAACAGGCCCGCCTTGAAGAAGCCGTGCGTGATCAGGTGCATGATGCCGAGCGCGTAACCGAACGGGCCGAGGCCGACGGCCAGGACCATGTAGCCGATCTGGCTGACCGTCGAGTAGGCCAGGACCTTCTTGAAGTCGTCGTACGCGCAGCCGATGAGGCAGCCGATCAGCAGCGTGAACGCGCCGATGGCCATGACGACCAGGCGGCCGTCCTCGGTGAGGTTGTAGAGCGGGTTGGAGCGGGCGACGAGGTAGACGCCCGCCGTGACCATGGTCGCGGCGTGGATGAGCGCCGACACCGGGGTGGGGCCCGCCATGGCGTCCGGGAGCCACGCCTGGAGCGGGAACTGGCCGGACTTGCCGCACGCGCCGAGCAGCAGCAGGAGCGTGATGGCCAGGACCGTCCCGGACGACAGCTCGTCGACGCGGGAGAACACCTCGGTGTACTGGGTGGTGCCCAGCTCCTTGAACATGATGAAGATGGCGATCGCGAGGCCCAGGTCGCCGACCCGGTTCATCAGGAACGCCTTCTTGGCCGCGCTGCCCGCCTCGGGCTTGTGCTGGTACCAGCCGATGAGCAGGTACGAGGCGAGACCGACGCCCTCCCAGCCGAAGTACAGGGTCACGAAGCCGTTGCCCAGCACCAGCAGGAGCATGGCGGCCACGAAGAGGTTCAGGTAGGCGAAGAACTTGCGCCTGCCCGCCTCGTGCGCCATGTAGCCGATCGAGTAGACGTGGATCAGGGAGCCGACGCCGGTGATCAGCAGCACGAAGGTCAGCGACAGCGGGTCGAGCCGAAGCGCGAACTCGACGTTCAGGGCCTCGACCGGCACCCAGTCGAACAGGTGCAGCTCGCTGGAGCGCTCCTCGGGGCTGAGCCCGAGGGTGCTGAAGAACAGGGCGAGGCCGTAGGCGAACGACGCGACGACGGTGGTGGTGCCCAGCAGGTGGCCCCACCTGTCGGTGCGCTTGCCGCCGAGCAGGAGCACGGCGGCGCCGAACGCGGGGAGTGCTAGGAGCAACCAGGCGAGAGCACCGATCCCGCCGGCGTCAACAGGTTCCGTCACCGGTGACCTCTCAGTACTTCAGCAGGTTGGAGTCGTCGACCGAGGCCGAGCGACGCGACTTGAAGATCGCCATGATGATCGCCAGGCCGACGACGACCTCGGCCGCGGCGACCACCATCACGAAGAACGCCATCACCTGGCCGTCGAGCTGCCCGTTGACGCGGGCGAAGGTGACCAGGGTGAGGTTCACCGCGTTGAGCATCAGCTCGACGCACATGAACACGACGATGGCGTTGCGCCGCACGAGGACGCCCACCGCGCCGATGCTGAACAGCAGGGCGGAGAGCAGCAGGTAGTAGGTGGGGGTCACGACTCTCCCTTAAGAGCGCGCGCGTCCGCCTGGCGCCCGCTGCCCGCAACGTCCGTGACGTCCTCGTCGAGGCGCGACCGGTCGGTCGTCTCGATCAGCTCGGACAGCGATTCCTTGGCGACCGAACCGTCGGGGAGCAGCGCGGGAGTGGCCACCGAGTTGGCGGTGGCGAACACGCCGGGGCCGGGCAGCGAGCCGGGGCGGTCGCCCCGGAAGCGCTCCACGACCAGCTCGCGCTGCGACTTCTTGGTCTCCCGGATCTTCGAGGTGAACGCCAGGACCATCGCGCCGACGGCGGCGGTGATCAGCAGCGCCGAGGTCAGCTCGAAGGGGAACAGGTAGTCCGTGAAGATCCGGGCGCCGATGTTGGCGACGTTGCCGCCGCCGGTGGTGTTGGGCTCCACCAGGCCGACCGCCTGGACCTCGGTGAGGGCGCGGGCGAGCGCGCCGACCACGAGGCCGCCGAAGCCGAGGCCGAGCACGGCGGCGGCGAGCCGCTGGCCGCGCAGGACCTCGACGACGGAGTCGGAGCTGTCCCTGCCGACGAGCATCAGCACGAACAGGAACAGCATCATGATCGCGCCGGTGTAGACGATGATCTGCACGAAGCCGAGGAACGGCGCCTGCTGGACCATGTACAGGCCGCCGAGGCTGAGCATGGTCATGACCAGCCAGAGCGCCGAGTGCACGGCGTTGCGGGCGAACAGCATCCCCAGCGCGCCCGCGAGGGCGAGCGGGCCGAGCACCCAGAAGGCGACGGCCTCGCCGGTGGACACGACGTCCGCGGCGGGCTGGACCACCCCCGGCTGGGCCAGGAACTGGGAGATCACTTGCGCGCCTCCTCGGGACCGTTCTCCACCAGCGCGCCGTCGGGCACGCCCGCCTTGCGGGCCAGCTCGGGGCCGTTGACGTAGTAGTCCTGCTCGTCGGAGCCGAGCCGCATGGGGTGCGGCGGCTGCTCCATGCCCGGCAGCAGCGGGGCGAGCAGGTCCTCCTTGGTGAAGATGAGCTTCTGCCGGTCGTCGTCCGCCAGCTCGAACTCGTTGGTCATGGTGAGCGACCGGGTGGGGCACGCCTCGATGCACAGGCCGCAGCCGATGCACCGCAGGTAGTTGATCTGGTAGTCCGCGCCGTACCGCTCACCGGGCGAGAAGCGGGCCTCCTCGGTGTTGTCCCCGCCCTCGACGAAGATCGCGTCGGCGGGGCAGGCCCAGGCGCACAGCTCGCAGCCGACGCACTTCTCCAGCCCGTCCGGGTGCCGGTTGAGCTGGTGGCGGCCGTGGTACCGCGGCGCGGTGACCTTCTTGACCTCGGGGTACTCCTCGGTGACGACCTTCTTGAACATCGTCGAGAAGGTCACGCCGAAGCCCTTGACGGGATCAAGCATCCCCATCGCTGGCCTCCTTCTTGGCGGTCGTTGCCGCTGCGGGCTCCTTGGCCGCAGAGCCGTTGCTCCCGGCGGGGCTGCCGTCGGGCAGCTCGGCCACCCGCACCTGGCGGCGGGGCGGCGGCTTGGGCACTGCGAGGTCCAGCGGGGGCACGGGGAAGCCGCCACCGGTGACCGGCACCGCGTCGGGGTCGACCCGCTCGCGGTTGTCCGGCAGCAGGAACGCGACCAGCAGGGCCGCCGCGAGCACCGCGCCGAACACCGCCAGCACGGTCGGGGCCCCGAGCGTCCCGGCCTCGATCTCGGTGCGGACGTAGCGGGCGAACGCCACCGCGACGAACCAGACCAGCGCGATCGGGACGAGGACCTTCCAGCCCAGCTGCATGAACTGGTCGTAGCGCAGGCGGGGGAGCGTGCCGCGCAGCCAGATGAACAGGAACAGGAACGCCAGGGTCTTGAGGACGAACCAGACCAGGCCGAGCCAGCCGTTGTTCAGGAAGTGGTCGTCGGCGACGAACGGGAACCGCCAGCCGCCGAGGAACAGCGTGGTCGCCAGCGCCGAGACGGTCACCATGTTGATGTACTCGGCGAGGAAGAACAGCGCGAACTTGAACGAGCTGTACTCGGTGTGGAAACCGCCGACCAGCTCGGACTCGGCCTCGGGGAGGTCGAAGGGCGCGCGGTTGGTCTCGCCGACCATGGAGATCACGTAGATGACGAAGCTGACCGGCAGCAGGTAGAAGAACCAGCCGCTGGTCTGCGCGTCGACGATGTCCGCGGTGGACAGCGACCGGGAGTTCATCACCACGGCGATGATCGACAGGCCCATCGCGATCTCGTAGGAGATCACCTGCGCGGCCGAGCGCAGCGCGCCCAGCAGCGGGTAGGGCGAGCCGGAGGACCAGCCGCCGAGGACGATGCCGTAGACGCCGATCGAGGAGCAGGCCAGCACGACCAGCACGCCGACCGGGAGGTCGACCAGCTGGAGGGCGGTCTGCTCGCCGAAGATGCTGACCTGGCCGCCGATCGGGATGACCGAGAAGGCGGTGAAGGCCGGGACGCAGGCGATGACCGGCGCGATGAAGTACACCCACTTGTCCGCGAGGACGGGGCGCACCTCCTCCTTGAACGCCAGCTTGATGCCGTCGGCCAGCGACTGGAGCCAGCCGCCGGGGCCGTTGCGGTTCGGGCCGGGGCGCTGCTGCATCCGCCCGACGACCTTGCGCTCCCAGACGATCATGAACAGGGTCATGAGGACCAGGAAGGCGAAGATGCCGACGACCTTGACGACGACCAGCCAGAACGGGTCGTCGGCGATGAGTTCTGCCGTGCTCATGCCCTGCCTCCGGGAGAAACGGCCACCACGGAACCGTGGCCTGCCACGAGGGTCCGGCGAACGGTCGACTCGCCCGAGTTGCCGGGCAGCCACACGACGCCGTCGGGCAGGTCCGCCACCGCGACGGGCAGCACGACCTCACCCCGCTCGGTCGAGACGGTGACCTCGGCGCCGGGCACGACGCCCAGGTCGCGCGCGGTCGCCTCGGACAGCCAGGCCGCCGTGGGCCGGGCGGTGCCCTTCAGGTTCGGCTCGCCGTCCTGCATGGACCCGTTGTCCAGCAGCCTGCGCCAGGTCGCCAGCACCGCCTGCCCGCTCTTGGGCTGCGGCAGCAGCGGCGCGCTGACCGTCGGCGCGCCCGCCTGGACGGTGCCCCGGCCCAGGCGCGCGAGGTCGGCGGCCGCGGCGGCGGGGGTCTGGGTGAACAGGTCGGCGTCCATCTCGACGGCCAGGGTGTCGAGCACCCGGCCGTCGGGCAGCGCGCCGGTGCCCTCCAGGGTCAGCGCGAACTCGCGGCGGCGGCCCTCCCAGTTGAGGAACGTGCCGGACTTCTCCACGGCGGGCGCGATCGGCAGCACCACGTCGGCGTGCGCGGTCGCGGCGCTGGGCCGCAGCTCCAGGCTCACCACGAACTTCGCGGCGGACAGCGCCTGCTCGGCGAGCGCGGGGTCGGGCAGGTCGAACGGGTCGACGCCCGCCACCAGCAGCGCGTCGAGCCCGCCCGAGGCGGCCTCGGCGAGGATGCCGGAGGTGTCGCGACCGGGCTTGGCGGGCAGCGAACCGGCCGCGAGGCCCCACGCCTGCTCGACCTCGGCGCGCGCGGCGGCGTCCGAGACGAGCCGTCCGCCGGGCAGCAGGTTCGGCAGCAGGCCGGCTTCGAGCGCGCCCCGCTCACCGGCGCGGCGCGGCACCCAGGCCACCTTCGCCCCGGTGCGCTTGGCCAGCGCGGCCACCGCCGAGTACAGGCCGGGGACCTCGGCGGCGCGCTCGCCGACCATGATCACCGAACCGGGCTCGCCGAGCAGCTCCACCACGTCGGCGGCGTGCTCGGGCAGCGCGTTCAGCGCGGCGGGCTCGCCGCCGGGCACGCAGGCCAGCAGCGTGCCGAGGGTCTTCTCCACGGCCGGGGTGGTGAACTGGCCGAGGTGGAAGACCTTCGTGCCGCGCTTGCGGGCGGCCTTGCGCAGCCGCAGGAAGACGACCGGGGCCTCCTCCTCGGGCTCGAACGCGACCAGCAGCGCGGCGGGCGCGGCCTCGATGCCCTTGAAGGTCACCCCGCCGGTCTCCGGCGTCACGCCGAGCACGGTGGAGGTCAGGAACTCGACCTCCTCGGCCGAGTGCGGCCGGGCCCGGAAGTCGACGTCGTTGGTGCGCAGCGCGATGCGGGCGAACTTGCTGTAGGCGTAGGAGTCCTCCAGCGTGAGCCGACCGCCCGCGAGCACGCCGACGCCCTTGCCGTCGCGGGCCTGCGCGAGGCCCCTCGCGGCGACCTGGAGCGCCTCGGTCCACGAGGAGGGCCGCAGCTCACCGCTCTCGTCGCGCACCATGGGCCGGGTGAACCGGTCCTCCTGGGTGGCGTAGCGAAAGGCGAAGCGGCCCCGGTCGCAGATCCACTCCTCGTTGACCTCGGGGTCGTCGCCCGCCAGCTTGCGCTGCACCTTGCCGCGCCGGAAGTCGGTGCGCTCGGCGCAGCCCGACGAGCAGTGCTCGCACACGCCGGGGGTGGACACCAGGTCGAACGGGCGGGCCCGGAACCGGTAGGCGGCGCTGGTGAGCGCGCCGACCGGGCAGATCTGGATGGTGTTGCCGGAGAAGTACGACTGGAACGGCTTCTCCTCGGCCACGCCGATCTGCTGCTGCGCGCCGCGCTCCAGCAGCTCGATGAACGGGTCGCCCGCGATCTGCGCCGAGAACCGGGTGCAGCGCTGGCAGAGCACGCAGCGCTCCCGGTCCAGCAGCACCTGGGTGGAGATGGCGATCGGCTTGGGGAAGGTCCGCTTCGGCTCGACGAACCGCGAGTCGGCCCGGCCGTGCTTGAGCGCCTGGTTCTGCAGGGGGCACTCGCCGCCCTTGTCGCAGATCGGGCAGTCCAGCGGGTGGTTGATCAGCAGCAGCTCCATCACGCCCTGCTGCGCCTTGTCGGCGACGGGCGAGGTGAGCTGGGTCTTGACGACCATGCCGTCGGCGACGGTCATGGTGCAGGAGGCCTGCGGCTTCGGCATGGGCCGACCGCCCATCTCGACCTCGACCAGGCACTGGCGGCAGGCGCCAGCGGGCTCCAGCAGCGGGTGGTCGCAGAAGCGCGGCACCACGATGCCCAGCCGCTCCGCGGTGCGGATCAGCAGCTCGCCCTTGGGGGCGACGACGTCGGACCCGTCGATGACGAGCTTGACGTGGCCCTCGGGGACCACGACCTCCGAGCTCTTGTCCGGCGCGATGGTCATGCGCTTGCTCCCGCCAGTTCGGTGGCCTTGAGCTTGGCTGCGTTGCTGTCGCACAGGGCCAGGAACTCGTCCTTGAAGTACTTGATGCCGCTGGTGATCGGGCTGACGGCGCCGTCGCCGAGCGCGCAGAAGGAGCGCCCGAGGATGTTCGAGCAGACGTCGAGCAGCGTGTCGATGTCGCTCGGGGTGCCCTCGCCGCGCACCATCCGCTGCAGGGTCTTGGTCAGCCAGTAGGTGCCCTCGCGGCAGGGCGTGCACTTGCCGCAGGACTCGTGCTTGTAGAACTCGGTCCACTTCATGACCGCCCACGGGACCGACACGGTCTCGTTGAAGATCTGGACGGCCGTGGTGCCGAGCATGGAGCCCGCCTCGGCGACGCCCTCGAAGTCGAGCGGCACGTCGAGGTGCTCCGCGGTG encodes:
- the nuoH gene encoding NADH-quinone oxidoreductase subunit NuoH; the encoded protein is MSTAELIADDPFWLVVVKVVGIFAFLVLMTLFMIVWERKVVGRMQQRPGPNRNGPGGWLQSLADGIKLAFKEEVRPVLADKWVYFIAPVIACVPAFTAFSVIPIGGQVSIFGEQTALQLVDLPVGVLVVLACSSIGVYGIVLGGWSSGSPYPLLGALRSAAQVISYEIAMGLSIIAVVMNSRSLSTADIVDAQTSGWFFYLLPVSFVIYVISMVGETNRAPFDLPEAESELVGGFHTEYSSFKFALFFLAEYINMVTVSALATTLFLGGWRFPFVADDHFLNNGWLGLVWFVLKTLAFLFLFIWLRGTLPRLRYDQFMQLGWKVLVPIALVWFVAVAFARYVRTEIEAGTLGAPTVLAVFGAVLAAALLVAFLLPDNRERVDPDAVPVTGGGFPVPPLDLAVPKPPPRRQVRVAELPDGSPAGSNGSAAKEPAAATTAKKEASDGDA
- the nuoL gene encoding NADH-quinone oxidoreductase subunit L gives rise to the protein MGALAWLLLALPAFGAAVLLLGGKRTDRWGHLLGTTTVVASFAYGLALFFSTLGLSPEERSSELHLFDWVPVEALNVEFALRLDPLSLTFVLLITGVGSLIHVYSIGYMAHEAGRRKFFAYLNLFVAAMLLLVLGNGFVTLYFGWEGVGLASYLLIGWYQHKPEAGSAAKKAFLMNRVGDLGLAIAIFIMFKELGTTQYTEVFSRVDELSSGTVLAITLLLLLGACGKSGQFPLQAWLPDAMAGPTPVSALIHAATMVTAGVYLVARSNPLYNLTEDGRLVVMAIGAFTLLIGCLIGCAYDDFKKVLAYSTVSQIGYMVLAVGLGPFGYALGIMHLITHGFFKAGLFLGAGSVMHGMNDEGDIRRMGGLAKKMPITFATWALGYLALIGFPFLSGYFSKDAIIAAAFSEHGWRGWVFGGVAALGAFLTAFYMTRLLVLVFLGEPRWEDLKSADGRAYHPHESPVSMTAPMVVLAIGSVGAGFFLSSGDNLANWLAPVVGELQEQHGVLGHGAVNALVLALSAAGAVLAYLVFGRKPQPVERPERVSFPVRAARADLYGNALNEALFARPGTWLTRALVFVDNKGVDGLVNGSAALLGGSSGRLRRLQTGFVRSYALSMLLGSIFVLGALLMVRFS
- a CDS encoding polyprenyl synthetase family protein, which encodes MTSSERAGTGFRFADPVLAEVVQSGLDEVEGILREVVRSEFNPVMETSLHLVEAGGKRIRPLFTILAAQFGPSWDRESVVKAAAVVELTHLATLYHDDVMDEATMRRGAASANAKWNNSIAILTGDYLFAHASTLVADLGTEAARTISRTFGELVTGQMRETMGPREGEDPVEHYLTTIAEKTGSLIATAARFGGMFSDATEEQVAALQAYGDVIGSAFQISDDVIDIASPPEESGKTPGTDLREGVKTLPMLYALQDEPDSRLARLLAAPIEDDAEVLEALELLRASSGLQRARETLDEYADRARSCLAVLPEGRARDALESVSEYVVSRSR
- the nuoK gene encoding NADH-quinone oxidoreductase subunit NuoK → MTPTYYLLLSALLFSIGAVGVLVRRNAIVVFMCVELMLNAVNLTLVTFARVNGQLDGQVMAFFVMVVAAAEVVVGLAIIMAIFKSRRSASVDDSNLLKY
- a CDS encoding NADH-quinone oxidoreductase subunit J, with the protein product MISQFLAQPGVVQPAADVVSTGEAVAFWVLGPLALAGALGMLFARNAVHSALWLVMTMLSLGGLYMVQQAPFLGFVQIIVYTGAIMMLFLFVLMLVGRDSSDSVVEVLRGQRLAAAVLGLGFGGLVVGALARALTEVQAVGLVEPNTTGGGNVANIGARIFTDYLFPFELTSALLITAAVGAMVLAFTSKIRETKKSQRELVVERFRGDRPGSLPGPGVFATANSVATPALLPDGSVAKESLSELIETTDRSRLDEDVTDVAGSGRQADARALKGES
- the nuoI gene encoding NADH-quinone oxidoreductase subunit NuoI — encoded protein: MGMLDPVKGFGVTFSTMFKKVVTEEYPEVKKVTAPRYHGRHQLNRHPDGLEKCVGCELCAWACPADAIFVEGGDNTEEARFSPGERYGADYQINYLRCIGCGLCIEACPTRSLTMTNEFELADDDRQKLIFTKEDLLAPLLPGMEQPPHPMRLGSDEQDYYVNGPELARKAGVPDGALVENGPEEARK
- the nuoN gene encoding NADH-quinone oxidoreductase subunit NuoN, with amino-acid sequence MTTILAQVERLTVPEIDYGAVAPVLVILGAACVSVLLEAFLPKQSRWPAQVVLTVLALAGAAGALIVHGGAADTVDRGVVTFSGAIAVDPPVVFLWGTLLLLAVGSLLLIADRSVEPGGAFAPEPQAGGPGGGAGGGGAVVTKARAVASVMQTEVFPLTLFALGGMMVFVAANDLLTMFIALEVLSLPLYLLCGLGRRRRLLSQEAAVKYFLLGAFASAFFLYGVALLYGYSGSVKLADIATATAATDRSDTLLYAGFGLLVVGLLFKASVGPFHAWTPDVYQGAPTPVTAFMAACTKVAAFGGILRVLHVAFEGSSWEWNVVLAVLAGVSMVIGAVLGLTQTDVKRMIAYSSVAHAGFLLVGAIALTPEGLSATMFYLAAYGFTTIAAFGVVSLVRNADGEATHLSQWAGLAKRSPITAAVFTLLLLALAGIPFTSGFIGKFVVFAAAIDAGMAPLVVFALVVSAIAAFFYLRVIVLMYFSEPAADGPTVTVPGAFTTASITLGAVITLVLGVWPAFALDWAGSGQFIF
- a CDS encoding NADH-quinone oxidoreductase subunit M; translation: MSWTLIAMLLLPLVGGLVVVLLRGDDRLAKIAALAFSLGELVLAGLAWAAYEPGGDRLQLTSSVEWIPNFGVHLSFGVDGIALVMIALIAFLVPVVIGGSWADKLPEGRTAGGFFALLLVMEAGMVGVFAATDVFLFYVFFEGVLVPMYFLIGRFGGANRQYAAMKFFLYSLLGGLVMLASVIGLYVTSAQTLGKGTFDWATLVTATREAPLSTQIWLFLGFFVAFAIKAPLVPLHTWLPDAGAEAPVGAGVLLVGVLDKIGTFGFLRYCLPLFPAASKELAPLVLVLAVVGIIYGSLLAVGQSDMKRFVAYTSIAHFGFIALGIFAFSSQAGAGSVLYMVNHGISTGMVFLVVGMVMARGGSRLIEDYGGMAKLTPVLAGLFFIAGLSSLALPGTSSFVSEFLVLIGSFPNEPVYTVIAALGMVLAALYILWLYQRIFQGPVRGTALIGATGGPGATTDPERASVPDLNKREIAVLAPMVALILVLGFYPKPVLDVITPSVGATLSEVGVADPVAQEGK